A genomic segment from Euleptes europaea isolate rEulEur1 chromosome 17, rEulEur1.hap1, whole genome shotgun sequence encodes:
- the CAPNS2 gene encoding calpain small subunit 2 gives MFLAEVLLSAATGGKGGGGGGGGGAGGALVRGLGGLLAGGSGGNKGGNLAGFVGGLVNVISEAAAQYTPEPPPEARSHFANVEASESEEVRQFRRLFAQLAGDDMEVCPTELMNILNKVVARHRDLKSGGFSLDTCRSMVAVMDNDTTGKLGFEQFKYLWNNIKKWQGVYKEYRSNTSGAIERPRLPAAFKAAGFRLHEQLYALITRRYSDEEDGSMDFNSFIGCLVRLDGMFRAFKALDRRGDGKVQMNMEDWLQLTMYS, from the coding sequence ATGTTCCTCGCTGAGGTTCTGCTAAGTGCTGCCACCGGAGGAAAAGGTGGaggtggtggcggtggtggtggtgccgGAGGGGCCCTCGTCAGAGGCCTCGGAGGCCTCTTGGCAGGAGGTTCAGGTGGCAACAAAGGAGGGAACCTCGCCGGGTTCGTCGGCGGCCTCGTGAATGTAATCAGTGAGGCAGCGGCGCAGTATACCCCTGAGCCGCCGCCGGAGGCCCGGAGCCATTTTGCCAACGTAGAGGCCAGCGAGAGCGAGGAGGTCCGCCAGTTCCGCCGGCTCTTCGCCCAGCTGGCCGGAGACGACATGGAGGTGTGCCCCACGGAGCTGATGAACATCTTGAACAAGGTGGTGGCCAGGCATCGGGACCTGAAGAGCGGGGGATTCAGCCTGGACACCTGCCGGAGCATGGTGGCAGTCATGGACAATGACACAACGGGCAAGCTGGGCTTCGAGCAGTTCAAGTACCTGTGGAACAACATCAAGAAATGGCAGGGTGTGTACAAGGAGTACCGCTCGAACACCTCAGGGGCGATCGAGAGGCCCCGGCTGCCGGCCGCTTTCAAGGCCGCGGGGTTCCGCTTGCACGAGCAGCTGTACGCCCTGATCACGCGCCGGTACTCCGACGAGGAAGATGGCAGCATGGATTTCAATAGCTTCATCGGCTGCCTGGTGCGCCTTGATGGCATGTTCCGTGCCTTCAAGGCCCTGGACAGACGTGGAGATGGGAAGGTCCAGATGAACATGGAAGACTGGTTGCAGTTGACCATGTATTCGTGA